In one Echinicola marina genomic region, the following are encoded:
- a CDS encoding universal stress protein produces MSTFKILCPTDFSECSLNAIEYAAKMAEKYHADLTLFHVPDMDDYRKLFRKPKEELLDFVQKKMDNLVNEVLLECSDKGINSCKAEIREGKTVPVIIKYAEEQNIDLIIMGTEGVNDIKTNFIGSRSSQVIDQADRDVLIVPRKVFFKPPRKFVYATDYLEEDKLAIQKVVEMAGHFDSEIDIVHVGTKNKIIDKALHQTMVEEIKPFIRYEKMSYVLKTYRDEPSLGLENYLVVAKGDILVTLSKKKSWFDQLFTSNLSRKMSYFINKPLLVVKKV; encoded by the coding sequence ATGAGTACTTTTAAAATTTTATGTCCTACAGATTTTTCGGAATGTTCTTTAAATGCTATTGAGTATGCGGCAAAAATGGCTGAAAAATACCATGCAGATTTAACCCTGTTTCATGTTCCTGATATGGATGATTACAGGAAGCTTTTCCGTAAACCAAAGGAAGAGCTTCTGGACTTTGTCCAAAAGAAGATGGATAATCTGGTCAATGAGGTACTGCTAGAATGCTCAGACAAAGGGATTAACTCATGTAAAGCGGAAATCAGGGAAGGGAAGACTGTTCCCGTGATCATTAAATATGCTGAGGAGCAAAATATTGATTTGATTATCATGGGGACAGAGGGTGTGAATGATATCAAAACCAATTTTATAGGATCTCGGTCAAGTCAGGTGATTGACCAAGCTGACCGGGATGTATTGATCGTTCCCCGCAAGGTATTCTTTAAGCCCCCAAGAAAATTTGTTTATGCAACGGACTATTTAGAGGAGGATAAGCTGGCCATTCAAAAAGTAGTGGAAATGGCTGGCCATTTTGATAGTGAAATTGATATTGTCCATGTGGGAACAAAGAATAAAATCATAGATAAAGCCTTACACCAAACCATGGTTGAAGAGATCAAGCCATTTATTCGCTACGAAAAAATGAGTTATGTATTGAAGACCTATCGTGATGAGCCTAGCTTGGGACTGGAGAATTATTTGGTCGTTGCCAAAGGGGACATTTTGGTAACTCTGAGCAAGAAAAAAAGCTGGTTTGACCAGCTTTTTACAAGTAATTTGTCAAGAAAGATGTCTTATTTTATCAATAAACCACTTCTGGTCGTCAAAAAGGTTTGA
- a CDS encoding 2-hydroxyacid dehydrogenase yields MSLAIISPSRDISPWLEIFKKEAPDISLEIYPEIRHPNEVTVAMVWQHPKGTLAQFKNLRLICSMGAGVDHILGDENIDKSIAICRIVDPKLTFSMTNYVVMGVLNYHRQIQRFLADKENQKWDMNQPELPVKIGVLGVGELGGDVLDKLDYMGFEVLGYGNRPKKNFKFPYFYGDQLGEFLKQINVLVCLLPLTPQTDGVLNADLFRKCNKGTYLINVARGQHLIEEDLIPAIDEGILSGALLDVFRKEPLPEGHEFWRHPKITFTPHIASVTNPKAAAPQIIENYRRLKENRPLVNQIDRERGY; encoded by the coding sequence GTTTAGCAATTATTTCCCCGAGCAGAGATATAAGTCCTTGGTTAGAAATATTCAAAAAGGAAGCGCCGGATATTTCCTTGGAGATTTATCCGGAAATTAGGCATCCAAATGAAGTAACTGTGGCCATGGTATGGCAGCATCCTAAGGGAACTCTGGCCCAATTCAAAAATTTAAGATTAATTTGCTCAATGGGAGCCGGGGTGGATCATATTTTAGGTGACGAAAATATAGACAAATCCATTGCAATTTGTAGGATCGTGGATCCCAAACTGACTTTTTCCATGACCAATTATGTGGTGATGGGGGTGCTAAATTACCATCGTCAAATTCAACGGTTTTTGGCAGATAAGGAAAACCAGAAATGGGATATGAATCAGCCTGAACTACCCGTCAAAATCGGTGTGCTAGGAGTAGGTGAATTGGGAGGAGATGTTTTGGACAAATTGGATTATATGGGCTTTGAGGTGTTGGGTTATGGAAATAGGCCAAAGAAAAATTTTAAATTTCCGTACTTCTATGGTGATCAATTGGGAGAATTTCTCAAACAGATCAATGTATTGGTTTGTTTACTACCTTTGACACCGCAAACGGATGGGGTTTTAAATGCAGATTTATTTAGGAAGTGTAATAAAGGTACCTACTTGATCAATGTGGCGAGAGGGCAGCACCTCATAGAAGAGGATTTGATTCCTGCCATAGATGAAGGCATACTTTCTGGGGCACTATTGGATGTTTTCAGGAAGGAACCCTTACCGGAAGGACATGAGTTTTGGAGACATCCTAAAATTACTTTTACTCCACATATAGCCAGTGTAACCAATCCTAAGGCAGCGGCTCCTCAGATAATTGAGAATTATAGGAGACTGAAAGAAAATAGACCATTGGTCAATCAGATTGACCGTGAAAGAGGTTATTAA